The segment GCAGCAACCGCATACTGCGCTGGATTGAGGAAAATCCACATCAGGTTTTCTTTTTTGTTCCGCTAGTCCTGCTGACAGTCCTGCTGGGCAAAGAGCTTTCTCATTCCATGATTACGATTGGTTGGGGATTGGAAGGTGTGGCTGTCTTTATATTTGCTCTTGTAGTGGGCATGCGTAGTTACAGGCTCTCTGGCTTAGGACTGTTGCTATTGTGCATTGGCAAAGTTCTAATAGTTGACGTTTGGGGGCTTGAACTACCTTATCGTGCACTCACCTTAATTGTATTGGCCGTGATCTTGGGCGCAGTCTCTTTCCTGTACTCCCGTTATCGTGAGATCATCCGAGAATACCTATGAAACGCCTGCTTTTCCTACTCGTGATTGTTGCGGTGAGCGCGGGAGCGTTGCTGCTGGCCGAACGCCAGAAGGCGCAGACCCACGTAGGGCCGCAAGCGGTTTTAGGACTCATCGCCGATACCGAGCAGGAGATAAGCCGTGTACCCGCCCGCCTGACGCGCATCAGTGATGAAGAAGAAATCCGCATAGGCGATGAGATGGCGCAGCGTTATCTTGACGAAATCAATGTTCAAGCGAAAAGCAACAAGGATGGCGATGACCACCTGGTGCAAGCCTATGTTGAGCGCGTAGGAATGAGGGTTTCCGTTTACGCCCACCGCAAACTTCCCTACCGCTTTCACTACATACCCGACCGGAATCTCATCAACGCCTTCGCTCTCCCCGGCGGACACGTCTTCGTTGGCCGCGGCATGTTGGACCTGATGACAACCGAAGACCAATTGGCCTCGGTATTGGGACATGAGGTCGAGCACATTGATTTGTATCACTGCGCCGAGCGCGTGCAGTTTGAGGCGCACATGCGTAAGCTGCATCTGGAAGAGATCAATGGTCTGGTCTCGATGCCCATTGACCTGTTCAAGGAAGGCTATAACAAAGACCAGGAGCTGGATGCCGACCGGGCAGGAACGCGGCTGGCCATGATGGCCTCCTACTCGCCGGAGGGAGCGATCTCGATGTTCCGCCTGCTCGATAAATTGTGCAGGCAGGAGAACCGGACGGCCAGCACTCCCGAAGAAGAAATCTCACAAGTTGCCCTTGAAACCTTAAAGGGATACTTCCAAAGCCACCCGCAACCCCAAGAACGGATTGAACAAATCGAAAAGCTGGAGCGGGAGTCCGAAACTCCGTTGCCAGCCCAGAGGCCGTTTGATAGAGGCGTCTTCGCGGCCCTGCATCAGGCCGCAGATCATGTAACCCAAGCCAACGAAGCCCCACCCCGAATACTGCATTAAGTCTGCCGGGAAGATGGCATATCCCGCGAAATCAGCACATTTCTTGCAGCTTGGAGCTGAGCTTGGAGCTGCTTTTATCATGGTCCCATTGTGGTATCAAACTCTTGCCCTTCTGAACAACTGTGGATCATCATGGGCTGAAAGTGTATCCGGCACTACAAGACGCGTAAAAGACAGTTTCAGGTTTCGAGCTTCAAGATTTGTACGGAACCGGCTCTGTTTCGACACCCAAGCAAAGCTTGGTACCCCCCTGGCTTCCAAAAATCCCCATCCTTCCGCCGCAAAGCGCGGCTCGGGTCGGGAAGACGAAACGGGAACTGCTTTCGGGACCCGAGCAAGCTTGGTATCCCCTTGGGCAAATCTGTTCCGCCCTCCTTCTCGGGTTTGGCAGATATTCCTAGAGGTGGGTAGACCGCCGAAGACCTCAAAGCTTTCCTTGGAGCTGTTTTTAAGACCCCAAGCCAGCAAGGGGACCCCACCGGATTCGTCAAAGCCTCTGCGTAACTCCGCGCCCTCCGTCGTGAGGTTTTTGTTTTTGGCTAACAGCTAAGAGCTAAAGGCTAAGAGCTTTTCCACGACCCGAGCTGGCAAGGGGGGAGGGGCCCGAAGATTGAAACTGGAAACTCGAAACTAGCTTTTTGGTTTTTTCTTCTTCACCTGCACACCATTCAACCAGATGTCAGTCAACGTCTCTGCTACCTGCTGGACATTAAATTTCTGGTAGTGCTTGCCGCCGAAGATTTCCTGGATCAGGAAGTGGTTCCCTATCATCCCCAGGAATCCTCGGGAGGCCAGCAGCGGGTCCATTTTTCGCAACTCGCCCTTTTCCATGCGCTTGCGCAGATGCTCAGCCAGCACCTCGTGGTATGTGGAGACATAGGTCCGAAAAAAACGTTGTGAGAGCTTATGATTTTCGAGCGAGCTGTAGAGCAGCAGCCGGGTCAGCATGGTGTCGCGTTGAAGAATCTGTTTGGCCAGTCCGACAAGGAATTGCCGCAGATCGCCTTGCTCCTGCAATTGCCCCTGCAACTCTCCACTTGTACGGGAGCGGCCGGGACGGCACTGCTCCTCAATCACCGCCCAATACAGGTCTTCCTTGGTGGGAAAATGGCGGAAGATGATGGCCTCATTCACCTTGGCCATTCTGGAGATCTCGCGCGTAGTAGCGCCGTTATATCCCTGGCGCGCGAAAAGCTTCACGGCGACTTGTAAAATCTGTTGGCGGCGGTCGGGAGCTGAGAGGCGGGCACTGCGTGTGGTGGCCATGTAAGTAAGCGCTTACCATTCTCCTGCAGGCGCACGCTAAAGTCAAAACCCAAATGAACTTTATAGATAGAGGATTAACCCAATTCCATGAGCATGCCTTCCATCTCGGCCCGGGCATGGGAATTCCCGGTGCGAATGGCAGAGGCGATACCATCCTCAAACATCTGGCGGGCGTCATCCGTGCGGCCCGCTTTCATGAGCGCCTGCCCTGCCATCTGATATCCGGCGGTATAGTCAGGATTGATCTTCAGTAAGGTGCGGAATTCGGTCAGAGCAGATTCCAGATCGCCTGTCCTGGCATATTCCATCGCCAGTCCGTAGCGTGTAAAAGAATCGTTGGGGTTGGTATTCAAGAATTCCTTCAACATCGCTACTCTGTCTACTTCAGTCATGCCATGATCCTCAGTGATTTCTGCCGCATCGAAAATGTACCATATCGCGCGGTTTCCACGCAGATGGAGAATGAGCAGTGTTGCGAAGCCTTAAGAAATTAGACCAGAAAGCAAACTGCTACAATAAATACCATTAAACGATGCCTGCAAACGAACACGACGGAAACCTGCTGCCCCGGCCGG is part of the Terriglobales bacterium genome and harbors:
- a CDS encoding tetratricopeptide repeat protein, with the translated sequence MTEVDRVAMLKEFLNTNPNDSFTRYGLAMEYARTGDLESALTEFRTLLKINPDYTAGYQMAGQALMKAGRTDDARQMFEDGIASAIRTGNSHARAEMEGMLMELG
- a CDS encoding TetR/AcrR family transcriptional regulator; the encoded protein is MATTRSARLSAPDRRQQILQVAVKLFARQGYNGATTREISRMAKVNEAIIFRHFPTKEDLYWAVIEEQCRPGRSRTSGELQGQLQEQGDLRQFLVGLAKQILQRDTMLTRLLLYSSLENHKLSQRFFRTYVSTYHEVLAEHLRKRMEKGELRKMDPLLASRGFLGMIGNHFLIQEIFGGKHYQKFNVQQVAETLTDIWLNGVQVKKKKPKS
- a CDS encoding M48 family metalloprotease, whose protein sequence is MKRLLFLLVIVAVSAGALLLAERQKAQTHVGPQAVLGLIADTEQEISRVPARLTRISDEEEIRIGDEMAQRYLDEINVQAKSNKDGDDHLVQAYVERVGMRVSVYAHRKLPYRFHYIPDRNLINAFALPGGHVFVGRGMLDLMTTEDQLASVLGHEVEHIDLYHCAERVQFEAHMRKLHLEEINGLVSMPIDLFKEGYNKDQELDADRAGTRLAMMASYSPEGAISMFRLLDKLCRQENRTASTPEEEISQVALETLKGYFQSHPQPQERIEQIEKLERESETPLPAQRPFDRGVFAALHQAADHVTQANEAPPRILH